In one window of Propionispora hippei DSM 15287 DNA:
- the cydD gene encoding thiol reductant ABC exporter subunit CydD, whose translation MIDKRLLREARRHSQWFLLIILLGLAVGICATLQADYLSRIISGVFLEGLRLQDVRDWLSILLVIAGGRVLSGWFLELAGHQLAFEIKRDLRQRLLDKILRMGPVAGASEQTGELTNLLLEGIENIEPYFARYLPQVCVTALIPLTILVSVFLRDKITMVILLITAPLIPVFMILIGKLAEKKSKQQWEYLSRVSGHFFDVLEGLTTLKLFGRSREQIKVIAAMSQGFSAATLSVLKIAFLSALVLELVATISTALVAVGIGLRLLYSQIYFKEALFVLLLTPDFFLPLRQLGSQFHAGLSGVSAAERIYGLLNRDFTPAKFGDRTFAEEADCTVAVEAVSFCYPDRDKAALKRVSFVLKPGEKTALIGPSGAGKSTLVNLLIGFLVQQEGSIKVNGVRLQDFSLLEWQKQIALVPQTPHLFCCSVADNIRMGDETATLAAVVTAAQAAGAHDFIQALPARYDTILGDGGQALSGGEVKRIALARAFLKNAPLLILDEATTGLDPYNEKLLDESVDRLMQDKTVLIIAHRLSTVRSADQIVVLAGGQVQESGTHHELIEQKGAYYTMLNGFQGSL comes from the coding sequence ATGATTGATAAACGGTTGCTGCGGGAAGCGCGGCGGCATAGCCAATGGTTTTTATTGATTATTCTTTTGGGCCTGGCGGTCGGGATTTGTGCGACCCTGCAGGCTGATTATTTGTCCCGGATTATTAGCGGGGTATTTTTGGAAGGACTGAGGCTGCAGGACGTGAGGGACTGGCTGTCGATTTTGCTGGTTATTGCCGGTGGACGGGTGCTTAGCGGCTGGTTTTTGGAACTGGCAGGACACCAACTGGCGTTTGAGATTAAGCGGGACTTGCGTCAACGGCTGCTTGATAAAATATTGCGCATGGGACCTGTTGCCGGTGCGTCTGAGCAAACAGGGGAGCTGACTAATCTTCTTCTGGAGGGCATTGAGAATATAGAGCCTTATTTTGCCAGGTATTTACCACAGGTATGCGTAACGGCACTGATTCCCTTAACTATTCTAGTCAGTGTTTTTCTGCGGGATAAAATTACCATGGTCATTCTGCTTATTACGGCGCCGCTGATCCCTGTATTTATGATATTGATTGGCAAACTGGCGGAAAAGAAATCAAAACAGCAGTGGGAGTATCTGTCGCGGGTCAGCGGTCATTTTTTTGATGTGCTCGAAGGTCTGACGACATTGAAGCTGTTTGGCCGCAGCAGGGAGCAAATCAAGGTGATTGCCGCCATGAGTCAGGGGTTTAGTGCTGCAACGCTGAGCGTGTTGAAGATTGCGTTTCTTTCGGCGTTGGTCCTGGAATTGGTAGCGACAATCAGCACGGCCCTGGTCGCTGTTGGGATTGGTCTTAGGTTGTTATATTCTCAGATTTATTTTAAAGAGGCTCTGTTCGTCCTGCTGTTAACACCTGATTTTTTCCTGCCGTTGCGGCAGCTTGGCAGCCAGTTTCATGCCGGCCTTTCCGGAGTTTCGGCGGCTGAACGTATTTATGGCTTGCTAAACAGGGACTTTACGCCGGCAAAGTTTGGTGACCGGACTTTTGCCGAGGAGGCAGACTGTACTGTGGCGGTAGAGGCAGTAAGTTTTTGCTACCCCGACAGGGATAAGGCGGCCTTAAAGCGAGTGTCCTTTGTCTTGAAGCCCGGTGAGAAAACGGCGCTGATTGGGCCTAGCGGTGCGGGAAAGAGCACCTTGGTGAATCTGCTTATTGGTTTTTTGGTGCAGCAGGAAGGCAGTATCAAGGTTAACGGTGTCAGGTTGCAGGACTTTAGTCTGTTGGAGTGGCAAAAACAAATTGCTTTGGTGCCGCAAACGCCGCATCTTTTTTGCTGCTCGGTGGCCGATAATATTCGTATGGGGGACGAAACAGCGACGCTGGCGGCTGTTGTAACAGCGGCGCAGGCTGCCGGTGCCCATGACTTTATTCAGGCTTTGCCAGCCAGATACGATACGATATTGGGCGATGGCGGGCAAGCTTTGAGCGGCGGTGAAGTAAAGCGAATCGCGCTTGCCAGGGCTTTCCTAAAGAATGCTCCACTCTTAATACTGGATGAAGCAACTACCGGCCTGGATCCTTATAATGAGAAGCTGCTGGACGAGAGTGTCGACCGGTTGATGCAGGATAAAACGGTTCTTATTATAGCGCATCGTCTTTCGACGGTTCGTTCCGCCGATCAAATTGTGGTTCTTGCCGGCGGCCAGGTGCAGGAAAGTGGAACCCATCACGAACTCATTGAACAAAAGGGAGCTTATTATACTATGCTGAACGGATTCCAGGGAAGCTTATGA
- a CDS encoding MTAP family purine nucleoside phosphorylase codes for MTMVKASYAIIGGSGTLSSDFPAGMQEDNITILDDNLEFETPYGVSPAFRLFRVDDKQVLTCKMHGWRSGVSRADASRQIFWVFREAGVKRIISEGGVGSVNHLLDPRDFVIPHDYIDMSLRKDVGLEGRYLLIMRDSLCPEIRSQLLEHTRQHYEGRIFQRGVYAVTDGRHFESPAEIAMLQGHADIVGQSLCPEVYLAREIGACYAGLYFVVNYGEGVVKDWSHQQLSDIFYDDAPLIGRILIDTIRQMPVEGTCGCSELRKETLLKTIYNK; via the coding sequence ATGACTATGGTAAAAGCAAGTTATGCAATTATCGGCGGTTCCGGGACTTTGTCCAGTGATTTCCCGGCCGGCATGCAAGAGGATAACATTACAATATTGGACGACAATCTGGAGTTTGAAACTCCTTATGGCGTAAGTCCGGCCTTCCGGCTGTTTCGTGTGGATGATAAACAGGTGCTTACCTGCAAAATGCACGGCTGGCGCAGCGGCGTCAGCCGGGCTGATGCCTCCCGGCAAATCTTCTGGGTGTTCAGGGAAGCAGGAGTCAAACGGATTATTTCCGAAGGCGGGGTCGGTTCGGTTAACCATCTGCTTGATCCCCGTGATTTCGTTATTCCTCACGATTATATAGATATGTCGCTGCGGAAGGATGTCGGGCTGGAGGGACGGTATTTACTGATTATGCGTGATTCCCTGTGCCCCGAAATCCGTTCGCAATTGTTGGAACACACGCGGCAGCACTACGAGGGGCGTATTTTTCAACGCGGCGTGTATGCCGTGACCGACGGGCGTCATTTTGAAAGTCCGGCGGAAATTGCCATGCTGCAGGGACATGCTGATATTGTAGGTCAGAGCCTGTGCCCGGAAGTCTATCTGGCCCGGGAAATTGGAGCCTGCTATGCCGGATTGTATTTCGTTGTCAATTATGGTGAAGGTGTGGTCAAGGATTGGTCCCATCAGCAATTAAGCGATATTTTTTACGATGATGCGCCGCTGATTGGCCGGATACTTATTGATACCATTCGTCAAATGCCGGTGGAGGGAACTTGTGGCTGTAGCGAATTAAGGAAGGAAACCTTGCTAAAAACTATTTACAATAAGTAG
- the cydC gene encoding thiol reductant ABC exporter subunit CydC → MKFLWRILTYIKPAGPMMLLAVLLGCLAVAGNVGLLSLAAYLISLAALHPPLVALSTAIVGVRFFGIVRALLRYLERYTAHSATFSLMGMLRTWVYARIEPLLPAEVQRNNGELLTLLMQDVETMRDFYLRLLAPPAVAGIILLAALRLLSELDTAFLYVLVTAFFICGVLCPAGMYYWQLGNAGQLLRTRASLNGHIVDGIAGMTELAAFQYGEKLTGQMISTGERLTVLQARIAWGQATTEAIGLFTLHGSVWCVLYLAVRLVETGQLPGVYLAVLVFAVQSGFEAVLPLTAASRYLPESAAAAKRLFSLPESAVSQGRAQREDRLNGTVTLERVEFRYSKDASPVLKNISFSLRPGRRIAVVGPSGAGKSSLIAALLQFGYCDKGCITFAGKDSTYFSPEAVRELFSVVPQQVYLFHASIKENILLAKPTASQSELEAVISQAALGELIDSLPQGVDTLVGQQGQALSGGQRQRIGIARALLKEAPVLLLDEPFAHLDTLTAGRVLAGLQEALRERSSLWITHQLTGLEMMDEILVVYQGEIVERGTLRELLAQQGMFWQMWCLQQDRLPFE, encoded by the coding sequence ATGAAATTTTTGTGGCGAATACTTACTTATATAAAGCCGGCAGGACCGATGATGCTGTTAGCTGTTTTACTGGGCTGTCTGGCTGTGGCCGGCAATGTGGGCCTGCTCTCTCTGGCAGCCTATCTGATTTCACTTGCGGCGCTGCATCCGCCGTTGGTGGCCTTGTCGACCGCTATTGTGGGCGTACGCTTTTTTGGTATAGTCCGCGCTTTATTGCGTTATTTGGAACGGTACACGGCGCATTCGGCCACTTTCTCACTGATGGGGATGCTGCGGACCTGGGTATATGCCAGAATCGAACCGTTATTACCGGCTGAGGTGCAGCGAAATAACGGGGAACTATTAACCCTGCTTATGCAGGATGTGGAAACCATGAGAGATTTCTATTTGCGGCTGCTGGCGCCCCCGGCCGTTGCCGGTATAATCTTATTGGCGGCTTTACGCCTGCTTTCTGAACTTGATACTGCTTTTTTGTATGTTCTGGTGACTGCCTTTTTTATCTGCGGTGTTTTATGTCCGGCTGGGATGTATTATTGGCAGCTTGGCAATGCCGGCCAATTACTGCGGACCAGGGCCAGCCTAAACGGGCATATTGTGGACGGAATTGCCGGTATGACCGAGCTGGCCGCCTTCCAATACGGTGAAAAGCTGACGGGCCAAATGATCAGTACCGGAGAGCGGTTGACGGTTTTGCAGGCCCGCATTGCCTGGGGACAGGCAACCACCGAGGCTATTGGCCTGTTTACGCTGCATGGCAGTGTCTGGTGTGTACTTTACCTGGCAGTCCGGCTGGTTGAAACAGGTCAATTACCGGGCGTGTATCTGGCTGTTCTGGTTTTTGCCGTCCAAAGCGGTTTTGAAGCGGTTCTTCCCCTGACGGCGGCCAGCCGTTATCTGCCGGAAAGCGCTGCGGCGGCAAAACGCCTTTTTTCCTTACCGGAATCTGCCGTCAGCCAGGGAAGGGCGCAGCGCGAAGATAGACTCAATGGAACCGTGACTTTAGAGCGGGTTGAGTTCCGCTACAGCAAGGACGCTTCACCGGTGTTGAAAAATATCTCTTTCTCCCTGCGGCCGGGGCGGCGGATTGCCGTAGTGGGGCCAAGCGGGGCGGGAAAAAGTAGTCTAATAGCCGCATTGCTGCAGTTTGGTTACTGCGACAAGGGCTGCATCACGTTCGCTGGGAAAGACAGTACTTATTTCAGCCCCGAGGCAGTGCGGGAACTTTTTAGTGTTGTGCCGCAGCAGGTTTATTTATTTCACGCCAGTATAAAAGAAAATATCCTGTTGGCTAAACCGACGGCAAGTCAGTCTGAACTGGAAGCTGTTATTTCTCAGGCTGCTCTTGGCGAACTGATTGATTCGCTGCCGCAAGGTGTTGATACATTGGTGGGGCAGCAGGGGCAAGCGTTGTCAGGCGGACAACGGCAGCGGATTGGCATTGCGCGGGCTTTGTTAAAGGAGGCCCCCGTATTGCTGCTGGATGAACCTTTCGCCCATTTGGATACGCTGACAGCCGGTCGGGTGCTGGCAGGACTTCAAGAGGCCTTGCGGGAGCGTAGCTCTTTGTGGATTACCCATCAGTTGACCGGCCTTGAAATGATGGATGAAATACTGGTTGTTTATCAGGGAGAAATTGTAGAACGGGGCACTTTGCGGGAACTGCTGGCGCAGCAGGGAATGTTTTGGCAAATGTGGTGTCTGCAGCAGGACCGTTTGCCTTTTGAGTAG
- the cydB gene encoding cytochrome d ubiquinol oxidase subunit II, translating into MELNVLWFILITVLFSGFFFLEGFDYGVGMLLPFLGKDDTERRIIINTIGPVWDGNEVWMITAGGALFAAFPHVYATLFSGFYMALFLLLMALIVRGVAFEFRSKDENRTWRATWDWMIFIGSAVPALLWGVAVANLIQGVPIDEKMHYVGTFFDLLSPYSLTGGLAFLLVFLFHGALYLALKVDTKLVERIRRTALSSGAAAAIVFLGLLGLSYAKTDLFASSLAAVAFWGAAIIFVLGYILAWQRKYGWAFATSSLSIILTTVAFFAGLFPRFMVSSLNPAWSLTIHNSSSSIYTLKIMTVAALLLVPVVLVYQAWTYWVFRKRVTAKSLEY; encoded by the coding sequence ATGGAGCTGAATGTACTGTGGTTTATTTTGATTACCGTATTATTTTCCGGATTTTTCTTTCTGGAAGGGTTTGATTATGGCGTAGGTATGTTGCTGCCTTTTCTAGGGAAGGATGATACGGAACGGCGGATTATCATTAATACTATTGGTCCTGTCTGGGATGGCAATGAAGTTTGGATGATTACGGCGGGCGGGGCCTTGTTTGCCGCTTTCCCCCATGTATACGCCACCCTGTTCAGCGGGTTCTACATGGCTCTGTTTTTATTGCTTATGGCGCTGATTGTGCGCGGGGTGGCCTTTGAATTCCGCAGCAAGGATGAAAATAGAACCTGGCGCGCCACCTGGGACTGGATGATTTTTATCGGCAGTGCCGTACCGGCCTTGTTATGGGGTGTGGCGGTCGCCAATTTGATTCAGGGCGTTCCAATTGACGAGAAGATGCATTATGTGGGAACCTTTTTCGATTTGCTCAGTCCCTACTCCTTGACCGGTGGCTTGGCATTTCTGCTGGTATTCTTGTTTCATGGCGCTCTATACCTTGCTTTGAAGGTGGATACCAAGCTAGTGGAGCGAATTCGCCGGACCGCGTTAAGCAGCGGCGCAGCGGCAGCAATAGTCTTTCTGGGCCTATTGGGCTTGAGCTATGCAAAGACCGATTTATTTGCCAGCTCGCTGGCGGCAGTCGCTTTTTGGGGAGCCGCAATTATTTTCGTCCTGGGCTATATTCTTGCCTGGCAGCGTAAGTACGGCTGGGCGTTTGCCACAAGCAGCCTGTCGATTATACTAACTACGGTTGCCTTTTTTGCCGGGTTGTTCCCCCGTTTTATGGTTTCCAGTTTAAATCCGGCCTGGAGTCTGACTATCCATAATTCGTCATCTAGCATCTATACGTTGAAAATCATGACCGTGGCGGCCCTTTTACTGGTGCCGGTCGTGCTGGTCTATCAGGCCTGGACCTATTGGGTATTTAGAAAACGGGTAACGGCTAAAAGCTTAGAATATTAA
- a CDS encoding NCS2 family permease: MLEKLFALKARKTDVNTEVMAGITTFMTMAYILFVNPSILGSAGMDKNAVLLATAIGAGAVTIMMGLFVNYPIALAPGMGLNAFYAFTVVIGMGVSWQVALGAVFISGLIFILLTVTKVRQLLVEGMPASLKHAISVGIGLFITIIGLKLSGLMSIRLSLIPPTLEKLVAAHGNGTPLSFETIIEMGKLADKEVLLAVFGLLFIGVLIARNIKGSMLIGILVTTILGVVMGVVKIPAGFSPVAVPDFSQNAFFALDIMGAVHMGLLTIIFTFTFVELFDTMGTLVGTATKAGLMDKRGNFPGIGKAMLVDATGVSLGALLGTSTITAYVESAAGVGAGGRSGLTAVVCGLLFFAALFFSPLAGLIPDAATAPALIIVGALMMESVRHIDFGDFTEALPAFLTIVMMPFTYSIANGVSAGLVVYPLVKLITGRGREVHWIIYVLAVLVIARFVFLAE, from the coding sequence ATGTTAGAAAAATTATTTGCGTTGAAAGCACGCAAAACCGATGTAAATACGGAAGTTATGGCCGGTATCACCACGTTTATGACTATGGCGTACATATTATTTGTAAATCCAAGCATTCTTGGTTCAGCAGGGATGGACAAGAATGCAGTACTCTTGGCTACCGCTATTGGTGCCGGTGCTGTTACCATCATGATGGGACTTTTTGTTAACTATCCGATTGCCCTGGCCCCGGGGATGGGTCTGAATGCGTTCTACGCCTTCACCGTTGTTATCGGTATGGGTGTTTCCTGGCAGGTGGCACTGGGTGCCGTGTTTATTTCGGGTCTTATCTTTATATTGTTAACCGTTACGAAAGTGCGTCAGCTTTTAGTGGAAGGCATGCCGGCCTCATTGAAGCACGCGATCAGCGTCGGGATAGGCTTGTTTATTACAATTATTGGCCTGAAGCTTTCCGGTTTGATGTCTATTCGTCTGTCGCTCATTCCGCCGACTTTGGAAAAACTGGTAGCTGCCCACGGCAATGGTACTCCGCTGAGTTTTGAGACCATTATTGAAATGGGGAAACTGGCCGACAAAGAGGTTCTATTGGCTGTGTTTGGTCTTTTGTTTATTGGGGTTCTCATAGCGCGCAATATCAAAGGTTCCATGTTGATCGGTATTTTGGTAACAACCATTCTGGGTGTTGTTATGGGCGTTGTTAAAATTCCGGCTGGCTTCAGTCCGGTTGCGGTTCCTGATTTTAGTCAGAACGCATTTTTCGCGCTGGACATTATGGGGGCTGTCCATATGGGACTGTTGACCATTATCTTCACGTTTACCTTTGTTGAATTGTTTGACACCATGGGAACACTGGTTGGTACAGCGACGAAAGCCGGCCTGATGGATAAAAGGGGTAATTTTCCCGGCATCGGCAAAGCCATGCTGGTAGACGCAACCGGTGTCAGTCTGGGTGCTTTGCTGGGTACCAGTACGATTACCGCCTATGTGGAAAGCGCGGCAGGTGTTGGTGCCGGCGGCCGGAGCGGGTTGACGGCAGTTGTTTGCGGTTTGCTGTTTTTCGCGGCCTTGTTTTTCAGTCCTTTGGCCGGGCTGATTCCTGACGCAGCAACGGCACCGGCGTTGATTATTGTCGGTGCACTGATGATGGAGTCTGTCCGTCACATTGATTTTGGTGATTTTACGGAAGCCTTACCGGCTTTCCTTACGATTGTTATGATGCCTTTCACGTACAGTATTGCCAACGGTGTTTCCGCCGGGCTTGTTGTATATCCGCTGGTTAAGCTGATTACCGGCCGGGGGCGCGAGGTTCACTGGATTATATACGTCTTGGCAGTGCTGGTTATAGCACGGTTTGTATTCCTTGCCGAGTAG
- the guaA gene encoding glutamine-hydrolyzing GMP synthase — translation MKHSELVIIMDFGGQYSQLIARRVRECGVYCEIVPFNTPIEKLAAMNAKGIVFSGGPSSVYSEQAPVCDTKVFEMGVPVLGICYGMQFMAHTLGGKVSHADTREYGNTKLYVDLNQGIFSETEKETQVWMSHGDYIEAAPAGFSVTAHTKSTPVAAMADEQKRIYGVQFHPEVVHTPEGMKMLKSFLFSICDCKGDWNMGSFVDQAIQAIKAQVGNKRVLCALSGGIDSSVAAVLVHRAIGDQLTCVFVNHGFLRKGEPEQVVKTFRDGFHMNLVYANVVDRFMKRVEGVTDPEQKRKIIGEEFIRVFEAEAEKLGEIDFLVQGTLYPDVVESGTATAAVIKSHHNVGGLPEDMQFALVEPLRDLFKDEVRALARELELPEDIVWRQPFPGPGLAIRIIGEITEERLDILREADAIVHQEIKKADLYRKVWQSFAILPAMKSVGVMGDERTYAYTVGLRIVSSEDGMTADWVRLPYEVLDAISRRIVNEVKGVNRVVYDITSKPPSTIEWE, via the coding sequence ATGAAACATAGTGAATTGGTAATAATTATGGATTTTGGCGGCCAATACAGCCAACTGATTGCCCGCCGGGTTCGCGAATGCGGCGTATATTGCGAGATCGTGCCTTTCAATACGCCTATTGAAAAATTGGCTGCCATGAATGCAAAAGGGATTGTTTTCTCCGGAGGCCCATCCAGTGTCTATAGTGAACAGGCTCCTGTCTGTGATACGAAAGTATTCGAAATGGGCGTTCCTGTTTTAGGAATCTGCTATGGGATGCAATTTATGGCCCATACGCTGGGGGGCAAAGTCTCTCACGCTGATACCAGGGAATATGGTAATACTAAGCTGTATGTCGACTTGAACCAGGGTATTTTCAGTGAAACAGAGAAGGAAACGCAGGTGTGGATGAGCCATGGCGACTACATTGAAGCGGCTCCGGCCGGTTTTAGCGTAACTGCCCATACTAAGAGCACGCCGGTGGCGGCTATGGCTGATGAACAAAAGCGCATTTATGGTGTGCAATTCCATCCGGAAGTGGTACATACGCCGGAAGGCATGAAGATGCTAAAGAGCTTCCTGTTCAGTATTTGCGACTGTAAGGGCGACTGGAATATGGGGTCCTTTGTGGATCAGGCGATTCAGGCCATTAAGGCGCAGGTGGGCAATAAGCGTGTTTTGTGCGCCCTGAGCGGCGGCATTGATTCTTCGGTGGCGGCTGTGCTTGTTCACCGGGCCATTGGCGATCAGCTCACCTGTGTATTTGTAAACCATGGTTTCCTGCGCAAGGGAGAGCCGGAACAGGTAGTGAAGACCTTCCGTGACGGTTTCCATATGAATCTGGTCTATGCCAATGTGGTGGACCGTTTTATGAAACGGGTGGAAGGCGTTACCGATCCCGAACAGAAGCGTAAAATCATCGGTGAAGAATTTATCCGGGTTTTTGAAGCGGAAGCCGAAAAATTAGGCGAAATTGACTTCTTGGTACAAGGCACTTTATATCCGGACGTTGTGGAAAGCGGTACGGCTACGGCAGCGGTGATTAAAAGCCACCACAATGTGGGCGGTTTGCCGGAAGACATGCAGTTTGCCCTTGTCGAGCCGCTGCGTGATCTGTTCAAGGACGAAGTGCGGGCTCTGGCCAGAGAACTGGAACTGCCGGAAGATATTGTTTGGCGCCAGCCTTTCCCGGGACCGGGACTGGCTATCCGGATTATCGGTGAAATCACCGAAGAACGTCTGGATATCTTAAGAGAAGCTGATGCCATTGTGCATCAGGAGATCAAAAAGGCCGATTTGTACCGTAAGGTATGGCAATCCTTTGCCATTTTGCCGGCCATGAAAAGCGTCGGAGTCATGGGCGACGAGCGCACCTATGCCTATACGGTAGGGCTGCGGATCGTATCCAGCGAGGACGGTATGACCGCTGACTGGGTACGGTTGCCGTACGAAGTGCTGGATGCTATTTCCCGCCGGATTGTTAACGAAGTGAAAGGGGTCAACCGGGTTGTGTACGACATAACCTCCAAACCGCCTTCCACGATTGAGTGGGAATAA
- the purE gene encoding 5-(carboxyamino)imidazole ribonucleotide mutase yields the protein MKATIIMGSDSDWPILETAVKTLEEFGIATEVMVASAHRTPDKVHNFAASARERGVKVIIAAAGAAAHLPGVVASYTTLPVIGVPINSTPLNGVDALYSIVQMPSGVPVATMAINGAKNAAIFAAQILGVSEATVEEALRRHRETMAIEVEKKAAKLLAKQ from the coding sequence ATGAAGGCAACAATTATCATGGGCAGCGATTCCGATTGGCCCATTCTGGAAACAGCGGTAAAAACCTTGGAGGAATTTGGTATTGCTACGGAAGTTATGGTGGCTTCGGCCCACCGGACGCCGGATAAGGTTCACAACTTTGCTGCGTCTGCCCGGGAACGGGGTGTGAAAGTCATTATCGCCGCAGCCGGTGCGGCAGCTCATCTGCCGGGCGTGGTAGCCAGTTATACAACCTTGCCGGTGATTGGTGTGCCAATCAACAGCACGCCGCTCAACGGGGTCGATGCGCTATACAGCATTGTACAGATGCCGTCAGGCGTTCCGGTAGCTACTATGGCGATCAACGGTGCTAAAAATGCAGCTATCTTTGCGGCGCAAATCCTGGGAGTCAGCGAGGCGACCGTCGAAGAAGCTTTGCGGCGCCACCGTGAAACCATGGCAATTGAAGTGGAGAAAAAGGCTGCTAAATTATTGGCAAAACAATAA
- a CDS encoding cytochrome ubiquinol oxidase subunit I, translated as MGEVFLARWQFGITTVYHFLFVPLTLGLSILVALMETAYVRTNNPIYKQMAKFWGKLFLVNFSVGVVTGIVQEFHFGMNWSEYSRFMGDIFGAPLALEALTAFFLESTFLGIWIFGWDRLSSKLHALCIWIVALSSNLSAFWILTANSFMQSPAGYALKNGRAEMTDFMALIKNPYVWNQFPHTVLAGLVTAGIFVMAISAYHLLKKTHLDFFRSSYKIGVICTLLCGFLVMGTGHLQTQYVAKVQPMKLASMEALWESADPAPFAIAAVIDEKNQENPAELAVPYALTVLAHDSFTGEVKGIKELQQLYTDKYGPGNYIPAVTQLFWCFRIMIVSGMWMLLLAVVSVLAWYLKRLESSSYLLKAVLWSLPVPYLANSTGWFVTEGGRQPWIVYGLQKVSQAVSPNVTATELWISLTGFTLVYGVLAIAAIYLARKFILKGPEKEQPVKTGTVKEATLWS; from the coding sequence ATGGGCGAAGTGTTTTTAGCGCGCTGGCAGTTTGGCATTACTACGGTGTATCATTTTTTGTTTGTACCTCTTACACTGGGCTTGTCTATTCTGGTGGCATTGATGGAGACAGCCTATGTACGAACCAATAATCCTATTTACAAACAAATGGCTAAGTTTTGGGGCAAATTATTTCTTGTCAACTTCTCTGTAGGTGTCGTCACCGGTATTGTTCAGGAATTCCATTTTGGTATGAATTGGTCCGAGTATTCCCGGTTCATGGGGGATATTTTTGGCGCACCCTTAGCGCTGGAAGCGTTAACCGCTTTTTTCCTGGAATCCACCTTCCTGGGAATATGGATTTTCGGCTGGGACCGGTTGTCCTCCAAGCTCCATGCACTCTGTATTTGGATTGTCGCGCTATCCAGCAATTTGTCGGCCTTCTGGATATTAACGGCTAATTCTTTTATGCAGTCGCCGGCTGGGTATGCCCTAAAAAATGGCCGGGCTGAAATGACGGACTTTATGGCTTTAATTAAAAATCCTTATGTATGGAACCAGTTTCCCCATACAGTTCTGGCAGGGCTGGTAACGGCAGGAATTTTCGTTATGGCAATCAGCGCCTACCATTTGCTGAAGAAAACACATTTGGACTTTTTCCGTTCTTCTTATAAAATCGGGGTAATCTGTACCTTGCTCTGTGGCTTTCTGGTTATGGGCACAGGGCATCTGCAGACACAATATGTTGCCAAGGTACAGCCAATGAAACTGGCTTCGATGGAAGCCCTTTGGGAGTCTGCCGATCCGGCTCCTTTTGCCATAGCTGCCGTCATTGACGAAAAGAATCAGGAAAATCCCGCCGAACTTGCGGTGCCCTATGCACTAACCGTGTTAGCCCATGATTCTTTTACGGGAGAAGTAAAGGGTATCAAGGAGTTACAACAGCTTTATACGGATAAATACGGACCGGGCAATTACATACCGGCTGTGACACAGCTCTTTTGGTGTTTCCGTATCATGATCGTATCAGGCATGTGGATGCTGCTACTGGCGGTAGTCAGTGTTTTGGCTTGGTATTTAAAACGTCTGGAATCGTCGTCGTACCTATTAAAGGCGGTGCTTTGGAGCCTGCCGGTGCCGTATCTGGCCAATTCCACCGGCTGGTTTGTCACGGAAGGCGGACGTCAGCCCTGGATTGTTTATGGTTTGCAGAAGGTGAGTCAGGCTGTTTCGCCTAATGTGACGGCTACCGAGCTTTGGATATCGCTGACCGGCTTTACTTTGGTATATGGCGTACTGGCTATTGCCGCAATATATCTGGCCCGTAAGTTTATATTGAAAGGGCCGGAGAAGGAGCAGCCGGTCAAAACGGGGACGGTAAAGGAGGCGACATTATGGAGCTGA
- a CDS encoding DUF6789 family protein, with product MERDTFSRGFLAGISGGIAMLAWSLLSGAVLQISHLRNVDWMAIMIFAHPPAFELIETIIAMIVNVFFCGVLGILFAYLLPLIKREKIYLKGWVFSLVVWLGAYAISTIFKVVGTTPTSVETAILNISGATVYGLALAYTTNKLLYGEIKSSYGTNVAPAMKPLGDREDKEK from the coding sequence TTGGAAAGGGATACATTTAGCAGAGGGTTTTTAGCAGGTATAAGCGGAGGTATTGCGATGCTGGCCTGGAGTCTTTTGTCAGGAGCGGTGTTGCAAATTTCTCATTTGCGTAATGTAGATTGGATGGCCATTATGATATTTGCTCATCCCCCCGCTTTTGAATTAATAGAAACTATTATAGCTATGATCGTCAATGTATTTTTTTGCGGGGTATTAGGAATTCTTTTTGCCTACTTGCTGCCCTTGATAAAGCGTGAGAAAATTTATTTAAAAGGATGGGTATTTTCCCTAGTAGTTTGGCTTGGCGCTTATGCAATCTCAACTATATTTAAGGTAGTTGGGACTACACCGACTTCAGTTGAGACAGCAATACTAAATATTAGCGGAGCGACTGTATATGGTCTTGCACTGGCTTATACAACAAATAAATTGCTTTATGGAGAAATCAAATCGTCATACGGAACGAATGTGGCACCGGCAATGAAGCCCCTGGGAGATAGAGAAGATAAAGAGAAGTAA